The Scatophagus argus isolate fScaArg1 chromosome 4, fScaArg1.pri, whole genome shotgun sequence DNA window tttttaacacataaaTATGTTCTTCTCCtaaaaaacgaaacaaaaaaacaagcaaaaatgtattaccagcaccaacacacaacctgttaaaaattacatttgaaatagTCAGAATTTGGTATTATGTTGATGCACTGAGCTCATGCTTTGTCGTGTGCCGCTTGTTTCCACGCCTACAGGCAGACGTGTTGGATGTGAGAAATGATGTGTTGCTGCTCAGTCTAAAAGTCAGATCCTTTGGCTGCTGTTACACTCTGATAACATGCTGTATTTACTGCTTTTACAACAAAAATCTGGATTATCTGAAACAAGCAATTTGTTAAATGTAGAGTGAAACCTGTTGTTTCAGTCCGTCTGTCAAAGGCTCTGGTttttaggtgtgtgtttgcgtgacCACTTTGTGTGACTGAAAgcatgtttggtgtgtttggGTCTAAAAATCAGACGTGCTGTGGTAGTTTAATTTCACCCCTCCCCCCGCCTTCCTCCATCCAGCTGTCCCACACTATCCTCCAGCCAACCACATCTACCTGGAGGTTGTCATCTACTGCGTGGGCTTCTTCTTCATCGCTGTCATGATCGCCATCGCAATCATCGTGAAGATTCGCACCTCCTCCAAGAAGAGCGACTTCAACAGTCAGCTGGCCGTCCACAAGCTGGCCAAAAGCATCCCCCTGCGCAGACAGGTAACAGAAAGTAGATAGGGGGTTTGGAATATTTATACCTTTTCATCTCGTCAGCCGCTCTCTCTCCACATTTGATTCGCTGTAAAGTCAAAGATCTGCAGTGTATTTGGCTCCACAGAGTTCACTCTAACAGAACTAAAAGCATGCGGACAGGTAAGCGTGAATGTGTGGGTTTTCCCTCACACCTGAGAGGTGTTGCTGCTTTCTGTCCTGTGAGGTCACTGTTAACTGGTGTCTGTTCCACTATGAGGGGAGTAATGTCAGTCCTCCTTACCTCAGGTGTCCGTGGACTCGAGCTCCTCTATCCACTCTGGAGTGATGCTGGTTCGTCCCTCCCGCCTCTCCTCCAGCGGATCTCCAATGCTTTCCGGGGTGTCTGAGTATGAACTGCCCCAGGATCCCCGCTGGGAGCTTCCCCGGGACAGGTAACATCCTGCACTTTGTTCCTTATTAAAGGGAACAAGGTCACACCACACAGAGATTATACAGAGTTAACCCCCACTGAGTGTTGACCTCACGTATCTCCTCCCCTCGCAGGCTTGTTCTTGGGAAGCCGCTGGGCGAAGGCTGCTTCGGTCAGGTGGTGATGGGAGAGGCGCTGGGGCTCGACAAGGAGAAGCCAAACCGGGTCACCAAGGTTGCggtgaaaatgttgaaatgtaagTTGGCTCTTCTTTTGTCGTGCTTACAGTAGACTTTCAGGAAAGCAGTGATGGATTCAGGAGCAGCCTGCAGTCCAGGCTTCAGGGACAAGAAAACCTGCGATGAGCAGATATTAAGAGACACCATTGGATCCCAGCCACCGTTCAAAAAGGAGAGCAGAGTAAAAATTTATGAGAACCCCAGACATCCCATATAAAACAATGTTCATTAAACTGCACGGAGGAGTGAGGATGTGGGGAAAGCAGCATTTATTGTCTCATACTTTAAGTGCCTTTCCCTGGGGAGCGTTCGCCAAGACAAATGCCAGCCTGACTCCACACTGTGCAAGGTGTTGACGGTGAGGCCTTTTGGGCCCTTTCACCAACAGAACTTGGACTAATTGCCTTAATATGATCTGTTTGACTTGCCCTGTAGCTGACGCCACAGAGAAAGACCTGTCGGACCTGATTTcagagatggagatgatgaAGATCATCGGGAAGCACAAGAACATCATTAATCTGCTGGGAGCCTGCACACAGGATGGTAAGACCTGACAGATGGGGCTCTGCTACTgacctgccacacacacacacacacacacacacacacacacacacacactgtctgttgTCTCTGACTCTGAAAGGTGTGTAGAACTGCATGAATAAACGATTCTGACAGCAGCTTCCGAGCTCACAGTTTGGCTGCTGCCTTTTCTGTCCGATCACTCCTGACGGAAAACCAAAAGATGCCAGCGTGAGCTGACCCTGCAGCTTCCGCACTGAAACACTGAGCTCTTTGTTCGCTTTATTCACCACCTCGTTTGGATTTATCTGTCAACCTCAAAGCATTTCTAGCATCTCTCTGCCAGTTTGTTCATTTACTTGGTTATCACTGTTGGATCTATGTGCCATACTGTGCTTTTGTACTTTGCTGTTATTGGAAAacccctgcgattgactggtaaccagtccagggtgaaccccgcctctcgcccgtagtcagtcagtcataggctccagcccccccgcgaccctgacggacaagcggtgtagaaaatggatggatgggtgctATTGGAAAACCTCTTCATCAGACTGACAACACCTTAGAGAAACGTGCTGTAAATACAGAACACGACAACAGAAGTGGTCGTTTTGTTGCCGTTCTTTTTCTTTAGTCGTTTCTGTCCTGcagtcttttgtgtttgtaaaacaATCCTCAGGTGtcagtttaaaatgttctgCTCCAGGTCAGGTATTTAATACTGAAGATTCTTCTGTGTGTTCCCTTTAGGTCCTCTGTATGTGATAGTAGAGTACGCCTCCAAGGGTAACCTGCGGGAGTACCTGCGAGCCCGGCGCCCACCAGGCATGGAGTACTGCTACAATCCAGACCAGGTTCCCGTGGAGAACATGTCGATCAAAGACCTGGTGTCTTGTGCTTTCCAGGTGGCCCGAGGCATGGAGTATCTGGCCTCCAAAAAGGTAACCACAGCCGCCCAGCTGCTTATGACCACGTTACTGAATGTTCTCAACAAGTTAGGTCTTGTGTTTGTGGACTTTGGTTCAGTGACATCCGTTTATATTCTTCCAGTGCATCCACAGAGATCTCGCCGCTCGAAATGTATTGGTAACGGAGGACAACGTGATGAAAATAGCCGACTTTGGCCTGGCGAGAGATATCCACCACATTGATTACTATAAGAAGACCACAAACGTGAGTGTTCTCGTCATATGTTTGACGATATTCACACATGAGAGAACATGTAGGGAATCTGATGTGTCAAACTGCAGCTGGCCAGGGAGcgtctgaggaggaggaggagctctaGCACAGTTGCTAACATGCAATCCTTTTCCTCAGGGTCGGTTACCCGTTAAGTGGATGGCTCCCGAGGCCCTGTTTGACCGGATATACACGCACCAGAGCGATGTGTGAGTATCAcgtgttgtttcttttcccGACCAGCCTTGATGTAATGCGACGAGAGCATTTGGTGTTGGttaaattcagtatgtgtatgtaaaaatatatatactgctaataaaaaataaaaagttgatcaaaaggttggaaaaaaaagaaactggagacactcctgtctgtttgtgtgtgcagctggtCATTCGGGGTGCTGCTTTGGGAGATCTTCACCCTGGGAGGCTCTCCGTATCCCGGCGTCCCGGTGGAAGAGCTGTTCAAGCTGCTGAAGGAAGGTCACCGGATGGACAAGCCCTCGACGTGCACTCACGAGCTGTAAGGAAACTTTGTCGCTGCCTGAACTGATGACATGGGACAACATGACCGCATGCTTTGTAGTCGTCTTTAAGATGTCCTCATGAAATCAGTTTTTGTAGCAAGTTTTGTGAGACTGTGAAATGAAACCAGTgattctgcttctctttgttctAACGGTGCTGAATGTCTAACGTGTGAAGCTAGTTAAAGGGGAAGTCCAGTACTTGTAAACCTGGACCATGTGTTTACATATTTCTTATGACTTACCGTTCATACCAGCATGTTTGGGAATCAGTCCAGTAGATCACCTCCGGCCGTGTTCTCCTGCTCCTGTGCTGCAGATGTGATGCTGAGAGTCCACATGTTGATGCGGATCCTCATCAACTGAAGAAAAGTCCTctctgtgattttctgtttttggtcaCATCTGAACCAGATGTTGCTTGTGTCAGTGGCAGAACTTTTGAgaaaggacaggaagtggagctCTCGCTTTCTGATTGGACTGGTTGTTTAGCTCACTTTGTAAAGATGTTTGTAGCCTGtgtacacacagtgaaagtATTTGGTACTAAAGAAAAGctcttcagtctgtcagtcGCTGCTGTACCTCATGTCTCAGTCTGCATTAATATTTACTTTACCCGCGATGTTGTGTGTCAGGAAAATTCCATGTGTGATGAAATGAGACTCTGAGAGGCTGAGGGaccttccagctgcagcagacttCTCCCCACTCAGTAGTTTTTAGGAGTGACTTCTCAGAGGTTTGACTGCATAATCTCGAGCGCTCATCTGTGATTCTCCTCACCTCTGCAGGTATATGATGATGAGGGACTGCTGGCACGCTGTGCCCTCTCAGAGGCCCACGTTCAAACAGCTGGTAGAGGATCTAGATCGCTGTCTGGCCATGACGTCCAACCAGGTCAGTCCTCTCCTCATCGCACATGGAGGAAGCACACGTTTGCTTTGGAAgtgaaatgttgatttttctcCCCCCCTGTGCCCACAGGAGTATCTGGAGCTGTCAGTGCCTCTGGATCAATATTCCCCGAGCTACCCCGACACCCGcagctccacctgctcctcGGGCGAGGACTCGGTCTTCTCCCATGATGCCGGAGCTGAAGAGCCCTGTCTGCCAAAGTTCCCTCCCCACTCCAACGGGGCAGCCATTAAGAAACGCTGATACCTCGCCTCTGTTCGAACATTGGACGCTTCCTCGGCTCCCTGCCTCACGGGGTTGGACTCGTCCTCACATTCCCAGAGATGAAGCTAAAGGACACTGGTGCTCTGTGAGAAAGGAGGACATCTCGTAGAACTTGTCGGATCACGTGGACTGAAGTTTCCCGGTTCTTGGTGGTGACGATGTTTGTGGGGCACTTTGTATTAACAGGAGTGGCAGAAAAAAGAGCAGacttccactcttcttctttccagtTTGGGCATTTCACGTTTCAGGAGAACCAAAAGGACTGACGGCGGTTCTGTCGGGTTTCTGTTTGTTCCGTTTGTCCCTCCAGCGTTTTCCGACCAAATCTATACTGCCAAGGGACATGCAGCACCGTGATCCACTGCATCATCTTCTTGTAAATACAGTTAGaaaattataaatatgaatatatatttacatcgtactcttatttttattaccattgatttattttcttttgtacaaGGATGGTTTTGTTtgatccattttttttaatatagtCTGTAGGGGCAGTTGTTACACGAGAATATCTTTAAAATTGCTGAGGATTACGTGGCCAGTTGTTTTCGCTGTATCACAGCTTTGATTCCCCTAAATTTACTGCATAATCATCAgtggaaaatatatatactgggttcttctgttttttaactgtaaaatgctTTTCATAACACAACCTGCAGAACAGTGTAACTCAGTGTTTGGGGTTTCTCTCCGTCAAAAGAAATGGATTCATGAAAATgttagaagtgtgtgtgtgtgtgtgtgtgtgggtggatgctgtgtgtgtgtgtgtgtgtgtgtgtgtgtgtgtgtgtgtgtatgtgtgtatggaaAGTTTTATCTCATTCTGTTCATCTCCTTCCAGGATGTTCTCACACTTGTAAATATACCTGGTTGTACACCGAGCTTCAGTCAACATCATGCACTTGACTGTGCGTGCCTTCCATGTGATGAACTTATCTCCTGCTGTAAATGCTTTAACAGGAGTTGCTGCCATATAACTTTTGACGAAGGGTCGCAGAACACGTATGTCATCGTTAAAGgattacattaaataaaatgctaTCGAAAAACAAACCCCTGAAGCTTTCAGCGTTTGAACCCGACTCCATGAAGGGGTCTATAAATATCGATATTTTAGTTTGTGTTGTAAATCTTGTTTACAGAGATGGAACGATGGCTACTTCAATCCCCCGGCCATTTAACATGGGTTGCTGGGGGCTGATTagatatgaaaatgtgttgctgaCATCAGAAGAAATGTTGGCGAGCGCAGGGAGCCACAGCCGGCAGTAAACATGAAATTTATGGCCGTGTGGGAATGGCTTGGCAAGTGCTGGTGCTACACCTCCATCCATCAGCCACACCAACCTTGATGCCCGTGTCTGGCTCTGGCTTCCTGCCACTGGCTGATGCATCGCCTGGACTGCAGTCTCCACGCAACAGGCTAAAATGAGCCACCGAGTGCGACTGGCTCTCGACCTTTTTTAAAAGATGGCTCTTACAGCTCAGGTCAGAGCAGTTAGCCTTCTGTGCATACTGTATTACAGCAGAGGTAATTTGTTAATAGGCAGAAGATCCGTGTTACTCTCTGAACAGTTATATGAATTCAAGCTGCTGGGATTTGTAAGTGAACACCAACATATGCACAGATACAAGGTCATGTCTTGCCTTACCTGCAGACTTCCACCAGCacatgattttattgttttggggAGAAAATATCACCCACTCCTGGAAACGGGAGGGTAATAAAAAAGTCTCATCTGTGCTGTGGTTGAGGTGATGATGAAGAGCTCTGTTTCAGGATAGAAAGGACAGGTGAGGCCTCGCTTTATAACCTGCTAATGGAGCGGAGGTGTCATTAGGTGGAAGCTGTTATCACTTCTGACAGATGGCACGAGAAGAGTTGGGCGAAGCAAAGCTGTCGTCCAGCAGAGCAACAGTTAAGCCGTCAGTCCTCCGCTGGTGTCTTTATGTTGCTCTGACACGGACACACAGGGGAAGGTGTCTGTTGTGGGCTGTTATGACTGGGCAATGTGACGGTGCCTagttaaatgttttctcatcacTGAGATGAAAGAAGAAGGAGCCACTAAGGCCTGTTTTTGTCAGAGAAATTACTGTCTAATGACTGATGGGAGAATGTAAATTGATGTGGGAATACTGGAATTTTAGCCAATCCGAGCATTACTCAGTAACTGGGACATCGCCGTTGCTTAGTTCTTGTCAGAACTGAGCAACGGTTTGCAGAAAATAGACAGATTATCAACAAAGGTGTGTTCTTGTTATTACTGCTGTAATTGATGTAGGTGATAATAGATTTATAACAATTGTTTATGAGGTACGGAAGCCCAGAACAACTATTGGTCAACCATAAATTACTTATTGAGTAATCTTAAGGTAATGTGGTGAACATGGTAACCAAAATAActgctaaacattagcatgttagcatgttaatacTAAACTGACAAGTTGAACATGATAATCATCTTACCTGCtgaacattagcatgttagcatgtgaaCGCAATAAAACAAGGGTTCTCAACCTTCCAAACAAACGCCCCCTCACCTCATCATGACCCTCCTGCCGCCCCTCCAAAAAAAGGGCGGGGAGGGGGGGTATTCATATGCTGAAGACGTTAATGGTATAATGGTAGCATGATgatgacattattattattattatcctcattattgttatcattattacaGCAATACTAAATCGCGGTCGTGTAAGTGTTGGAAGTGTTTATCAGTAGCCTAAAGGCTATGTTTGAGCAAAGGCCTCAAGTGCTGAAATTCTGCCGGGACTATGGAACATGGAACATTGTCTATGGTCAAATTCATTGTAAAATTCACTTCAGTCAAACCACAATTAAAAGCAAtgagagaaaaaatatataacactTGGAGGTGGTTTGAAACTGTattgaaaatgcatttgcacATTGAGACAACTTAAGACGCACAAATCACGTGAACAACATGCCAATTTATAAAACCTATATATAATCCgaaattttaaattaactgcTATTTAACTGACGGAAGGAACAAgacggcagcagcagcctgtcgGCAATTTAAAGTAGCCCGACAAATCAGCAACTTCAAGCAAAGAAGAACTTAGGCTGATAAAAAGGGTCAAATTAGTGTGAACCCTGTGCTTGGTGACTCGCTGGCAGCTTTTTAACTGCTGGACACAGAGATGTCACTTTCGGTCTGAGTGCACCGCAGTCTTGGCGTGGCTGAATCCCTGCGGGACGAGGCAGGACGTGGGAAAGTTTAACCCGCGAAGCTCAGTTAGGCTGCTGTCAGCCTTCAGGAGCCGTAAACCTGCtataaaaatctatttatttatgaaCATATTGAGTATTCTTTATTTGTACAACATATATGTACATTATATTCTCAGCTCGCTTTTCGGAAGGAAGTCGGTGTCGTGGTTGTTATGAACAGTAAGAAAACGCCGCTCCACAGGTGCCTTCTTCGGACGAGCAACGATGGACTGGCAGATAAGTCAAACGCACTTCGACATTATGATAAAAAAGTCTTTCCCCCCATTCCGTATTGAAATGGTAGATTTTTGACTTTTTAGTTGGTCCAGCTCCCCCACTCATTTTTATATCCTTTCTTGAATTTAGAAGAAATAAATTGAAGGCTAACTACGCCACTCggtagctagctagctagcaagcAAGCACTTTATGCGCATGCG harbors:
- the LOC124057966 gene encoding fibroblast growth factor receptor 1-A-like isoform X2, producing MPQRSEWSSSGSGASSCSSLSRMLMRPTILLSLALLAQVGRTQCRPANADEVSVETAVEQFTLYLGDRLDLSCSARDSPHAVNWTKDHVAVVDGEHTRIRNGQLEIESVELTDSGLYSCTTFANHTVFFNVTVDTLASSEDDDEDEESSSEEAKLLGSQKLIPMAPQWAHPEKMEKKLHAVPASKTVKFRCQASGNPTPTLKWYKNGKEFKRDHRIGGFKVREHVWTIIMESVVPSDKGNYTCVVENEYGSINHTYQLDVVERSPHRPILQAGLPANRTAVVGSDVEFECKVFSDPQPHIQWLKHIEVNGSRVGPDGLPYVRVLKHSGVNSSDAQVLTLYNVTEEESGEYICKVSNYIGEANQSAWLTVTRYEPTAVPHYPPANHIYLEVVIYCVGFFFIAVMIAIAIIVKIRTSSKKSDFNSQLAVHKLAKSIPLRRQVSVDSSSSIHSGVMLVRPSRLSSSGSPMLSGVSEYELPQDPRWELPRDRLVLGKPLGEGCFGQVVMGEALGLDKEKPNRVTKVAVKMLKSDATEKDLSDLISEMEMMKIIGKHKNIINLLGACTQDGPLYVIVEYASKGNLREYLRARRPPGMEYCYNPDQVPVENMSIKDLVSCAFQVARGMEYLASKKCIHRDLAARNVLVTEDNVMKIADFGLARDIHHIDYYKKTTNGRLPVKWMAPEALFDRIYTHQSDVWSFGVLLWEIFTLGGSPYPGVPVEELFKLLKEGHRMDKPSTCTHELYMMMRDCWHAVPSQRPTFKQLVEDLDRCLAMTSNQEYLELSVPLDQYSPSYPDTRSSTCSSGEDSVFSHDAGAEEPCLPKFPPHSNGAAIKKR
- the LOC124057966 gene encoding fibroblast growth factor receptor 1-A-like isoform X4 — encoded protein: MPQRSEWSSSGSGASSCSSLSRMLMRPTILLSLALLAQVGRTQCRPANADEVSVETAVEQFTLYLGDRLDLSCSARDSPHAVNWTKDHVAVVDGEHTRIRNGQLEIESVELTDSGLYSCTTFANHTVFFNVTVDTLASSEDDDEDEESSSEEAKLLGSQKLIPMAPQWAHPEKMEKKLHAVPASKTVKFRCQASGNPTPTLKWYKNGKEFKRDHRIGGFKVREHVWTIIMESVVPSDKGNYTCVVENEYGSINHTYQLDVVERSPHRPILQAGLPANRTAVVGSDVEFECKVFSDPQPHIQWLKHIEVNGSRVGPDGLPYVRVLKTAGLNTTDKEMEVLQLRNVSFDDAGEYTCLAGNSIGFSHHSAWLTVFEAVPHYPPANHIYLEVVIYCVGFFFIAVMIAIAIIVKIRTSSKKSDFNSQLAVHKLAKSIPLRRQVSVDSSSSIHSGVMLVRPSRLSSSGSPMLSGVSEYELPQDPRWELPRDRLVLGKPLGEGCFGQVVMGEALGLDKEKPNRVTKVAVKMLKSDATEKDLSDLISEMEMMKIIGKHKNIINLLGACTQDGPLYVIVEYASKGNLREYLRARRPPGMEYCYNPDQVPVENMSIKDLVSCAFQVARGMEYLASKKCIHRDLAARNVLVTEDNVMKIADFGLARDIHHIDYYKKTTNGRLPVKWMAPEALFDRIYTHQSDVWSFGVLLWEIFTLGGSPYPGVPVEELFKLLKEGHRMDKPSTCTHELYMMMRDCWHAVPSQRPTFKQLVEDLDRCLAMTSNQEYLELSVPLDQYSPSYPDTRSSTCSSGEDSVFSHDAGAEEPCLPKFPPHSNGAAIKKR
- the LOC124057966 gene encoding fibroblast growth factor receptor 1-A-like isoform X1 — encoded protein: MPQRSEWSSSGSGASSCSSLSRMLMRPTILLSLALLAQVGRTQCRPANADEVSVETAVEQFTLYLGDRLDLSCSARDSPHAVNWTKDHVAVVDGEHTRIRNGQLEIESVELTDSGLYSCTTFANHTVFFNVTVDTLASSEDDDEDEESSSEEAKLLGSQKLIPMAPQWAHPEKMEKKLHAVPASKTVKFRCQASGNPTPTLKWYKNGKEFKRDHRIGGFKVREHVWTIIMESVVPSDKGNYTCVVENEYGSINHTYQLDVVERSPHRPILQAGLPANRTAVVGSDVEFECKVFSDPQPHIQWLKHIEVNGSRVGPDGLPYVRVLKHSGVNSSDAQVLTLYNVTEEESGEYICKVSNYIGEANQSAWLTVTRYEPTAVPHYPPANHIYLEVVIYCVGFFFIAVMIAIAIIVKIRTSSKKSDFNSQLAVHKLAKSIPLRRQVTVSVDSSSSIHSGVMLVRPSRLSSSGSPMLSGVSEYELPQDPRWELPRDRLVLGKPLGEGCFGQVVMGEALGLDKEKPNRVTKVAVKMLKSDATEKDLSDLISEMEMMKIIGKHKNIINLLGACTQDGPLYVIVEYASKGNLREYLRARRPPGMEYCYNPDQVPVENMSIKDLVSCAFQVARGMEYLASKKCIHRDLAARNVLVTEDNVMKIADFGLARDIHHIDYYKKTTNGRLPVKWMAPEALFDRIYTHQSDVWSFGVLLWEIFTLGGSPYPGVPVEELFKLLKEGHRMDKPSTCTHELYMMMRDCWHAVPSQRPTFKQLVEDLDRCLAMTSNQEYLELSVPLDQYSPSYPDTRSSTCSSGEDSVFSHDAGAEEPCLPKFPPHSNGAAIKKR
- the LOC124057966 gene encoding fibroblast growth factor receptor 1-A-like isoform X3 is translated as MPQRSEWSSSGSGASSCSSLSRMLMRPTILLSLALLAQVGRTQCRPANADEVSVETAVEQFTLYLGDRLDLSCSARDSPHAVNWTKDHVAVVDGEHTRIRNGQLEIESVELTDSGLYSCTTFANHTVFFNVTVDTLASSEDDDEDEESSSEEAKLLGSQKLIPMAPQWAHPEKMEKKLHAVPASKTVKFRCQASGNPTPTLKWYKNGKEFKRDHRIGGFKVREHVWTIIMESVVPSDKGNYTCVVENEYGSINHTYQLDVVERSPHRPILQAGLPANRTAVVGSDVEFECKVFSDPQPHIQWLKHIEVNGSRVGPDGLPYVRVLKTAGLNTTDKEMEVLQLRNVSFDDAGEYTCLAGNSIGFSHHSAWLTVFEAVPHYPPANHIYLEVVIYCVGFFFIAVMIAIAIIVKIRTSSKKSDFNSQLAVHKLAKSIPLRRQVTVSVDSSSSIHSGVMLVRPSRLSSSGSPMLSGVSEYELPQDPRWELPRDRLVLGKPLGEGCFGQVVMGEALGLDKEKPNRVTKVAVKMLKSDATEKDLSDLISEMEMMKIIGKHKNIINLLGACTQDGPLYVIVEYASKGNLREYLRARRPPGMEYCYNPDQVPVENMSIKDLVSCAFQVARGMEYLASKKCIHRDLAARNVLVTEDNVMKIADFGLARDIHHIDYYKKTTNGRLPVKWMAPEALFDRIYTHQSDVWSFGVLLWEIFTLGGSPYPGVPVEELFKLLKEGHRMDKPSTCTHELYMMMRDCWHAVPSQRPTFKQLVEDLDRCLAMTSNQEYLELSVPLDQYSPSYPDTRSSTCSSGEDSVFSHDAGAEEPCLPKFPPHSNGAAIKKR